The DNA window CCTTGTGAGCCTAAGAAaatacctcccactcatctctttgTCCATTGCTTGATCCAAgttgagattgggagtgattctagTGTATTTGCATTGAGTTGTTGCATCTAGTTGCACTAGTGATCGAGTTTAGCTACAGAATTattgtggttgccgccacctagacggcttggaggcAGAGGAGGTAACACTTCACCGCAAGGGAAGCCGACCATTAACGGAGGTGGCAGTCTAATGTGCCCTCCTCCGTTAATGCTTGGGCACTGTCTTGCGAAATATTTTCTATAGTAGTGTGCTGGCGGTAAATATTGTCACTAATCTAATGGTGTTTGGGCTGCATGGAGTCGGTGCGTGTTGCAAATATGACATGTAACTAAGTTATCATCATCAAACATAATGGCCATTATATTATATTGCCTCTTGTATCTCTTTCTACCTCGGCAAGGTCCGATCTAGCGTCAGCGAAGGACATGAGAGTTTGTTTGTTGGTTCTTTTCGGTTCTATTCTACGGCTAAGTTTGGCTTCTTGAACACTCTATTTTGGTGGTAAAGGATTGTAACTCTAAGACGCGTTGGCTGCCGAGGGGTTGCGCAATGGCTGGGCGAGCGCTGCGGCTAGCGCGAATGGCCGAGTGAGAGTCACGGTGGGGAagaagatgagagagagagagagagagagagagagagagaagaaatgaacCATTTTCTTTGTAACCAGTGGCATGGTGGTAATTTTGGTCAACTCAGGAATCCATGAGTTTTCACTTTTCAGAGtaccccttgaggtgctccatgaAACCCATGGATCTCGACCCCAGATCTAAATTCCATGGAGGAGATGTGTTTGGGTAAAAAAATGATATCAGGAGCTGTTTTTGTTGTAGCTGGAGCACTTGGAGCTTTGCCAAACAAGACCTTAAATCAAGAAAAGCTATGTTTTCATGTCTTCAGTTTGTGGACGAAAACAATTTCGACTCCACCGTTTTAGCTCAACTTTAATTTTAGAGTAATGCTATCCAACAACCGAATGTTGGAACACTCAATTTCTCCTCGCCCGCGCACCCTCTCTCTCCGatctctccttctcttcttctccaaATCCGACGGTTTTAGAAGTGGAAATCGGGGGAGGCCGGCCGGCCAGGCGGTGGGGACGGCGGGAGGGAGGTGTTCGGGTTTCATTGGAGCTCCGCGGCTGTGGAGCTTCAGCGAAACCCTAGCGTGGCCGTGGCGAGCGGTGGGTGGGGGAAGAAGCGGAGATGAAGAACAGTTAGAGAAAAGAAATCGAGTGTTCAGCCCCTCTGCAAGAGGGACTCTAATGTTATAAGTTGTTTTTGTGGGTGCACGTTTGAAGAGTTTTTTATAACCACTATCCAGAAGACCTAAAAGCCGGCcggtcctcttttttttttttttgtccttgTACACTATAGTGGCCACGTATCGGCAACCCTTGAAAACGCAAGACTGTCTGATACGTATTGTATATATTTCCATCTGGCTGCGTACGTAGTGCTAGTACACTAGAGACCCAAAACAAGAATGCCGGCGAGAAGCAAATTAGAGTAGATCGAGTCGTCGTTCTCCCATTTTATTCTCTCTCGGTCCAGGTCCACGTCAACGCGGAAACACGGCCATGGCTACGTGTTGTAATTTTCTTCATCAATCTTCTCTCTGAATCGTACTTGTACGTGATGGAGAGCTACCTAAGCAAGCAACAGGTACCAAACTGCTGGCTCGACCGGCCGCTCTATAAATGCTGCTCTCTCCCAGCCGTGCTCGCTCCGTCTCCTCATCAGGAACTATTTAGTTAGCAGCAATCCATCGATCGTCAGCGTGCGAACGGACCACGACAGGAGCGGCGATAATGGAAAGTGGTGGTACGGGTGGCAGCAGTGATCCATTGCTGGCGCCGGGATTCCGGTTCTACCCGACGGAGGAGGAGCTGCTGACGTTCTACCTTCGGCACCGGCTCGCCGGCACCAGGCCCGTCGTCGACCACCTTATCCCCGTCGTCGACATCTACAGCTACCACCCTTCCGAGCTCCAGGCGCTGGCCGGCGCGGCGAACGTGGGCGACACGGAGCAGTGGTTCTTCTTCCGCCCGCGCGCGGAGCGGGAGCTCCACGGCGGCCGGCCCGCGCGCACCACGCCGTCGGGATACTGGAAGGCCACGGGGTCGCCGTCGTACGtctactcctcctcctcacccACCAATAATAACCGGGTCATCGGGGAGAAGCGCACCATGGTCTTCTACGAGGGCCGCGCGCCCACCGGCAAAAAGACCGGGTGGAAGATGAACGAGTACAAGGCCGTCGTCGCCGACGACGCACCTGCAGGGGCGCCCATCATGGTACGTCCTTCCGTTTCGTCCTTGTGCATGGGATCTAGCTAGTACCACACTGTAGTTAATTGGACTATGTATATTTTGCATTTAATGATGACTTTGATCGTGTCGTACAGCAAGTATTAATGATGCAACTGCTAGTATTCAGTAGTATCTGCCATGTCTGCATGCAGCTGCGGAACGAGTTCAGCGTCTGCCGGGTGTACATCAGCACCGGCACGCTGAGGTCCTTCGACCGCCGGCCGCTCAACCCGCCGGgtggcctcgccgccgccgctcaaCAAGCCGTCCACTGCGGCTACCAACAGCAACAGCTACAACAGCCACTACTGCCACTACCGCCGGCGGTGAAGACGACgagccaccagcagcagcagcagatgcttgCCGCGGTCGTCGACGACGCCGCGGCCGACAACAACGGACGACGACatggggcagcggcggcggagaACTCTCACGAAAGCTCGTCGTCGGGGtcgcgaggcggcggcggggtcGTGGACGGAGGGGAAGACGCCGCCACGGCCATCGACTGGGACTCGCTCATCCCTCCCGTGGATGATCTCGCCTTCAGCGGCGTCGATGACTTGATCCGTGTCATTTGGCCCCATAATTGACGGCAGTCGCATCTCCTGCCGTGTGCTTATTACAGTCAATTATTCCTGAGAATGTAAGATGATTAGTGCTTACCAGATTAGTGGCGTAGCTGACAAGGTATGTAGTAGAGCAGGTACGTGATAAGCTGCAAGGAAATGAGGTAGAAATTCACTATAGCTAGCAGGTCGGTGCTGGTGCTATATATTTTACCATGCGTTGATTAGTCTAGTCTAGACAAGAAAGCACACAGTAATTAGCCTGTTTTCAGCATGGGTTCAAATCAGCAGGAGGTACAATTATAGGATACATAATTATTAGAAAGTTTGTACTTACGACTAATCATAATCACTTTCTTTGTGCTGTCTTTTGTTTTTTTACATATAGTTTTTTCTATCTATATCGATTATAAGGACTTATTAGTTATCACTCgatatatttttttatctatatacaTATAGTTTTTTTTCCTCGTCTAGTAAAAATCACGGTAATTTTCTTGCCGTCCTTTTGGAAAAAGTATCTTCGACAAACGTTAATTAGTTTAAGTTATAGAGGCTCATATTGCAACCTATGTCTCGTGGTATCATAAATCTAGATTTTGACTTCCAAATTTTCATTGAATTAGTTGCTACAGCTATATTTTCATTAAAAAAAGTGGGTCATGTTTTAAGAAACAAATTTGACTCAATTGGTATTATTATCACCAGTGATTACAGTCCACAGTGATGATGGCTAGACCTTTCTAATATTTATGAGAATTTTAAGAATTTAACTTTCTTTCTAACTTGTGACTTGTGAGAATTAACGTGAACTTtccattaataataataataataataaaattaaaAATGAATAAGACTAAGATGCTGAACCAACCGATGCTCAAAGGAAATACAATTTCATATGTTTTCTTTGAGAGGAAGAATTCTTAAGTTATTAGAAACACGAACTTTGGGGACTACGCGATTTTGGGCTCTTATTGCAGTGTGATGGGCCGTTCAAGCTGACTCCTGCGGGCCGGTGGCTCGGCTACGCCTGACTGGAGCCCACGTTCATGTCATTACTGCTTCTGTACTAAGGCCCACCCAACCCCTCAATTGATCTGCCACAGTTCTTGTTTAGAGGCGCAATAAAGAAGGCATTTTAACTTTTTACCACTTTCAAATTACTTTAATGTTTTACCGTCCGTCACTTCAAAAGTTTGCTCACCCAATTACTACATCCGTCGGTCCAAAATTACGCGGATCAAACTTTAAGTTTAACTAGCTATGTaaaacatttatatcttcaaataaatttattacaaaaatatatttaacaattTATCTCACAGTACCGATTGTACACCACAAGTTAATATTCTCTATATATttttggttaaaattaaaaatatcTGACTCCTCAGAAACGGCACTCTTTATGTGTCAGTATTTTTGGTCTTATTAGAAGATTGACCAAAACCATAGCCACCAAAACAACAAAATAAAGTTAAGAAGACGACCCGATGAGTTAGACTAGAGTTTTCAATATCAGAAATTTTCTTTGACACCTCTAAAATTACCGAAACTTAGCTGAAACTACCCAAATTTTTCGAGACTAAACATGTTGTATGATTCTCTAAAAAGTTTAGATCTTAACAAAATATTAGCATCATTTATAGCTACACATCAATTCAGCAAAAGAACATGCAACATATACATTAGTGTAATATGaaattttgaaattttctttTGGTCACCATAGATTACCAGAAATTCGCAAAACATTGACGAAGTTTTAAACCCGAGACTAGGCAATAATAGGcatccactactacacaaatcctTTGCGCAGCGTTTGCAAATAGGTCTCGAAGATGGGCAGGCTTTTAAACCGTCTGGGTTAATGcttggattaaccgaggcggttatttTTTATTAACTGAGGTGGTTAACCTAAAATCTATTAACCATGGTGGGCCTTATAAGATGCTCGCCTGGGAAAACCAGATCATTTTCCTAGACGGGCCTCTTAtaaggcccgcctcggttaatatggcCAAGCACACTCTGAATTAGAAAAGCCCAGCTCAGCCCGCTTTATCCCACAGAGTATATATATGGGACTCTAGGGTTTCACTCCCTCATTCACTCTCatcctctcctccctctccctcagccCGTTAGTGGACCGCACCCCTCCTCGCTCCCACTGATCGAcgcctctctctcacacacacaccagtcacacctccctctccctccaacaACGCCGGCGCCCCTCCTCGCTCCCACCATGACGGCGCCACTCCTCCCTCCCACCATGCCGccgcccctcctccctctccctcccaccACGGCGGCGAGCGAGGCCCGTCTCACCCGGCggcacgcgggggggggggggggcacggatccgcccccctcctcctccccgaCGGCAGATCCGGCCCCCACCTCCTCCTCGGCGGCATATGCGGCCCCCACCTCGTCCCCCGCATCGGATCCGGCCCCCACCTCGTCCCCAGCGGTGGATTTTGCCCCCACCTTGTCCCCGGTGGCGGATTCGGTCCCCCACTGTGGATCCGGGCCCCTCCTCATCCCCTGCGGCGGATTTGGCATCCTCCTCCTCCCCGACGGCGGATCCGGCCCCACCTCCTCCCTAGCAGTGGATCCGGCACCCTCCTCCCCGACGGCGCTCCCGGTGCCCAGATGTGGTTGAGGAGGCGAGCGGCGTGGATCCGACGGCGGCAGATCCCAACGAGCGAGATCCAACGATGTGGATGGGCTCATTGGGCTTGTCCAtggttttgtttttttgtttttttatttgattaaccgaggcgggcattcgAACTGTCTCGGTATAGCCACTATTAACCATGACCTTTCCACCAAGGCGGTTCGAAAAACTGCCCGGATAATACTATTTGCCCGTCATGGTTAAATTTTTCGGTAGTAGTGATCAACAATGGCAGTTGCTTACTTGCTTTTCGGTTATTTCAGGGGCACGAAAGGTGATTCTGTTAGTCGGATTAACTGAAATTAAAGGACGTTTGCCAGCTGAATTGAGGGCTGTTTAGCAACACGGTCTTTCGTcctgttcgcttaaacttatcagccCACTTTATCAGTTATAATATAgtgtttttctcacaataaaataATATCAACCAACTTATCCGCCGTAAAAACCATCCGCGTGAGGTGCTAGGCGTGCTGGAGCTCAGCTCATTTATACCCCTACAAGTACAATGGAGATCATCGGACACTGGATAACGATGCCTTGCTCAGACAAAGCTGCATGGCAAGACTCCAGCCAAATATAGGCTGACCATTGAGAGAACACGTCGCCAAGGTTACACTGACTAATCACATCATTGCTTCGTAAATCCTAAGCCAAGTTGAGAGATCAACTGAAACGTCTTGTTGTACTAGAAAATGAAATAtataaagtaaaaaaaaaagaaaatgaaatatatgagaaactcatgtattACTCTTGGAAGAGACATTATATTAATACTGTCTTAAATCTTGCTTGCTGGTAGTATAAAAACAAAGAATTGTTTAATTCCTTCAGTTACATATTGCAGCAAAGAATACTAAAGAAAAAACAGAAAACATTTCCTCGAAATCTGAAATCCTTGGGGGCGCTTCTGAAGCTGAACCTGAACCTGACCAAAATGCATTTGCATGCAAAGCCTTCTTCCTGCCTCTACCTAGTAGTAGAGCAAATAAACCAATGGATTCAAAGAAGAGATCACGAAGCTGATTAGTTCGCCGCCGACAAGAAAAAACAATGgagtcaccaccatcaccacctcaCCAGTGCCGTGCATGCCCCGCTGGCCGCCTCTGCCTAACACTGCTCGCCGCCGGGGCTGGCGGCGGCGTGCATGTGCTTGAGCTTGGTGAGCTCCTTCCTCCGCTTCCTCGCctccgccgccgtggccgccttGTCCCTGTCGCTCTGcgctcccgcgccgccgccgccgccgggccccgCGGGGAAGATGCTGACGGGCGCGCTCAGCTTGTcgacgacgtcgaggccgagcgTGAGCGAGCAGGGGTCGTGGTCCGTGTCCTCCTCGGCCGTCGCACCGCCACCGCCGGCCGGGCTGCCCACGGGCTCAGCCGCTGCAACGGCGCCGCGCGGGTCCTGGAATGCCCCCGccggctgcggctgctgctgctgcgcgtaCGCGGGCGCGGCGGACGACGGCGACCCGCGCGGGTCCGCCGCCACGACCGGGTAGTACCACGCGCAGGGCTGCAGGCAGAGCGCCGGCGGGCCCGGCGGGTTGCCGTGGTGGTGGTGCTCATACCCGGCGGGGTCGGGGGCGGCGCCCGGCGGCCAGGAGCTCCATACGTAAGGCACCGGCaccaccggcgccggcgccgccgcggtgTACAGGAACCCCGGCCGCGGCGGCGTCGCCGGCGGGGACGCCGTAGACGCCGCCGCCAGGGATTCCGCCTGCTGTTGCTGCGCCGGCATCGCCGCGGTCACCGCCGCCGGCGCCTTCCTCGTCGCCACCTGCGCGCAGAAAATTGAATGAGCACACGTCCGTCTCAGCGTGACGCCAAGACCCGTAGTAACTCCGCGAAGACGACGACAGAATCCGCCGACGTGGTCACGCACGCAGGCACGCGCGACCGAACAACGAGACACCAGGAGCTCGGAATTGCACGGGTGGTAGTAGGCTAGCTGCTGAACCGACTGGAAGAAATGGGCACCATGCGCGGAGGATCGGACTGATCCCAATCCCATCCCCGATGCAGCCAGCGTCGGCATTGCACTTGCACCGAGCAAGCCTGCCGGCAAGCCTGCTGATTTTAATTTggcgtaagagaaaaatactattaatcGAAGCTGAAACtcacgaacaggctgattatccAAAGAGGAGGACATCTCTGTCGGCGTGGCATGCGTACAAGAACACGACATGAGTAGTAGTACACCGTAGTAGAAGTGGGCAGAAAAGTGCAGTGCAGGGTCATGCATATGTATCCTGGTTTGAGGGGAACAAGTGGAGGCTTTGGAACGTCCTAGATTCCTATCTGCCTAACAATAATGGCAACGTCATCATTTATTGGATAACACTCGTACTTAAATCAGAGGTGATGCTACGTCATCTGTCCGAGTGAAGTACAGGATCACGTAGAGATTTTAGTTGACGAACGAAAAGGGAGGAACGAAAGCGATGGGTGGTGATCTGCCTGTTCTTTGAGCTGCTTGTTGGCCTCCTTGAGCAACAGGTACTCCTGCATCACCATGTCCTTCTCCTGCACCAACAGGCAACCGGTGTGTCGTCGTCGGCTCATCAgtcatcactaataaactcaagAGTGTGACGACGACACATAGCAGACGTCAGTTGACGCCGGCGAGCTAGTATGTCAGGCGGCACGAAACGAGTACGTACCTTCTTCATGTTCTCGTTCTGCGACGAGAGGTCGGCGACCTTCCTGGAGAGCTCGTCCCGGATGGCCTGGCGGCGGAGGATGGTCTGGCGGGCGGACTCCCGGTTGGCCAGCACGCGCCGCAGCCGCTTCGCCTCCTTCTCGGCCTGCCACGTCACGCACGCTGGTGAAGACGGGTCACGCTCACGGAATCGCGAGCGCGGAGCACGAGTAGGTTACCTCGGTGAGCGCGTGCCGGGGCCGTGGCCCGGAGCCggtcgccggcgccgccgccgtggcggGCACCGGCTGCTGCTGGTACGCCTGGTGGTGGTGCGCATGATGCGGCGggtgcccgccgccgccggcgctggAGCTGCTGGAGCACGGGGACGCCTGGATGCCCACCTTCCCCAGCTCCAGGCTCAGCCGCGTGCTCGccagctcctcctcgtcctcctatcgtcgtcgtcgtcgatcatGAAGAAATAATTGTTAGTATATGAGAGCGAATCAGCGCAGCAACGGCGGTTGTAATCATTCACCTGAGTAgtaggaggagggggaggaggaggcgcgTGCCGcaccggcggcggctgctgctcgcCGGCCGGCCCGACCCCGGCCATGTCGGCGAGCGCCATGGCGGCGTCGAGCTCCACGTCGACGGTGACGCCCCGGCGGCATTGCCGCTGCCCGTCGCTATCGTCAGACATGGCGCGCGCGGCGAGCGGAGTGGAGAGCCGGACGGAGCGACCTGCTAGATGCCGGAGCCTCGCATGGATGGATCACGGGGAGAAACAAATAGAGGTGTGGGAGAAGAGAAGAAGAGGGTTCGACTTCGTCTTCGAGTTCTTCGACGGCGGCGGGGCGGTGCCAAGCGAAAGCGAGCAGGAAGGAGTAGGCCCCCCGGCCGGATTAAATATCTCGCTCGCCGCCTCGCGGGCAGGCGGCCACCCCGGGAGCGCCCGGTGGAGCCCCGTCTCGCCCGTCCCCCGGCCGCCACGTGTCGGAACTGCTCGCCCCGCTCGGGCTCACCTCCACGCAGCAGGCGCTCGGTGGACACGCGGAGGCCGGGCGACCCGGGACCAGCATGCAGGCTGCCGAGAGCGGGCGGGCTCGTGGCCCGAGGCGGCGGGACAGGGGGGCCCGCCTAGTCAGTGAGTCACAGTGTCGGGACGAAGGCGGTGTGGGCTGTGGGCGCCATCCGTTTGAGTTTGTTTAGAGTCGATAACCATGACTGAAAGAATTGTGAGGACGTTGTTCGTTTGAGTTTGTTTATAGTTGATAATTTATGACTAAAAATATTATTGACTGATTTGATacgagaaaaaatattatttattaatagataaatcaTGGTTTATAAGTTAAATACCATAAAACGAACAGGATTGGTGGGTTGGATGGACTTTGGAGAGGCGGAGGAGTCTGCGGCGGCGGCCCGCATGTCAGCCCGCGCGACGACGTGCCGCGCCCGCGCCACAGCCGGGTGGCCGCGGATGGACGCCGCCACGCCGGAAGGAAGCGTCTGGAAAACTGGATGGAACACCACGCCGCTCCGCGCAGCGCGCAACCAATCCGGCTCGGCGATGGTGCATGCTTCTGTGTCTGTTGCAGCAGGCAGCAGGGTGATCTCTATCTGATTGGACCTAACCTGATGGTGATGGAGTGACGGGGGAGGGAGAAGCGTGTGTTGACCGCAGATCGCCGAGCTTGTCCGCGTGCTCTGCTCGATCACTGCTCGCCCCCAGGGTGCTCGACCATTGCCAAGCTCAGGCAGGCGGCAGTAGCGGGGATGCCGAGGCGGGCAAGCAAACGAGACTCAACTGCCTGTCGCCTCTCTGCTGTACTGTAGCACTGGATCTGGCATTTCTTTTTTCCTTGAGTATGTGGTGCTCGTCCAACCGGCGAGTATATGCTCCTCGTGCCCTCTCTCCAAAATACAACACCTATTTTAAGTTTGATATCGCTACAAGCAAAgagttaatatttttatatattctCCGCTCATGGATTTGACCCAGATCGGCtggcacgttgatcgaaattgtGGGTCAGTTCATAGATTTGGCCTAACTTTACACTCAAAAACAAGAAtattattttttgaatcattcaaattgaatattcgatgcacccgcagttcaaacctacattttccgaAAAAATTCCACAAATCGAAATAAAGTGAAAAAATATAGCAAAATGTACTAAAAatatgccaaatttgaacatgttgatcATGGTACTGTAGGAATGCTTCACAACAAAACTGAcggccaaaataaaaaaaaacatttgccgagtgctagggctggcactcggcaaagaggtcctttgccgagtgccgaccacatggcactcggcaaaggcgagcCGGCCTGGTGGCCCCTGAGCCGGCCACGTGGCGGCCCACCACAAAACTGACTGCGCACGGCCACACACACCACTCCACACACACGAgcacgcccgccgccgccgccgccgcacgcaccGCCTCGCCCCGGCCCTTTCCGACGCGCCGCCTCGGCCCCGTCCCGGCGCCGCCCCGGTCCGGCCCCGCCGCGCCACCGCCACACCGCGCCCCGGCCAtgccccgccgcgccgccgccacacCGCGCCCCGGCCGTgccccgccgcgcccgccgacCCCGGCTGCGCCCGCcgcccggccccggccccggccgtGCCCCGCCGCGCCGCCCGGCCCTGCCCCAGCGCGCCGCCTCAGCCTCGtcccggcgccgccgcgccgtcgcGTCGCCACCCCGGTCCgacctcgccgcgccaccgccccCGGCCCCCGCCCCTTGCCGCCGTCCCGGGCCCCGGCCCCTTGC is part of the Miscanthus floridulus cultivar M001 chromosome 9, ASM1932011v1, whole genome shotgun sequence genome and encodes:
- the LOC136479393 gene encoding lysine-rich arabinogalactan protein 19-like, which codes for MTAPLLPPTMPPPLLPLPPTTAASEARLTRRHAGGGGGTDPPPSSSPTADPAPTSSSAAYAAPTSSPASDPAPTSSPAVDFAPTLSPVADSVPHCGSGPLLIPCGGFGILLLPDGGSGPTSSLAVDPAPSSPTALPVPRCG
- the LOC136481507 gene encoding uncharacterized protein; amino-acid sequence: MSDDSDGQRQCRRGVTVDVELDAAMALADMAGVGPAGEQQPPPVRHAPPPPPPPTTQEDEEELASTRLSLELGKVGIQASPCSSSSSAGGGGHPPHHAHHHQAYQQQPVPATAAAPATGSGPRPRHALTEAEKEAKRLRRVLANRESARQTILRRQAIRDELSRKVADLSSQNENMKKEKDMVMQEYLLLKEANKQLKEQVATRKAPAAVTAAMPAQQQQAESLAAASTASPPATPPRPGFLYTAAAPAPVVPVPYVWSSWPPGAAPDPAGYEHHHHGNPPGPPALCLQPCAWYYPVVAADPRGSPSSAAPAYAQQQQPQPAGAFQDPRGAVAAAEPVGSPAGGGGATAEEDTDHDPCSLTLGLDVVDKLSAPVSIFPAGPGGGGGAGAQSDRDKAATAAEARKRRKELTKLKHMHAAASPGGEQC
- the LOC136481506 gene encoding NAC domain-containing protein 90-like, with amino-acid sequence MESGGTGGSSDPLLAPGFRFYPTEEELLTFYLRHRLAGTRPVVDHLIPVVDIYSYHPSELQALAGAANVGDTEQWFFFRPRAERELHGGRPARTTPSGYWKATGSPSYVYSSSSPTNNNRVIGEKRTMVFYEGRAPTGKKTGWKMNEYKAVVADDAPAGAPIMLRNEFSVCRVYISTGTLRSFDRRPLNPPGGLAAAAQQAVHCGYQQQQLQQPLLPLPPAVKTTSHQQQQQMLAAVVDDAAADNNGRRHGAAAAENSHESSSSGSRGGGGVVDGGEDAATAIDWDSLIPPVDDLAFSGVDDLIRVIWPHN